In one window of Frigoriglobus tundricola DNA:
- a CDS encoding phospho-sugar mutase, with protein MDWIAQARAGFAGIDADAALKERALVNLSTWLTHPDFAAYRPQIEWLCASGAWSVLLDSFYQVMPFGTGGRRGAVGIGPNRMNPWTLGASVQGHCEYLRQRFPGVSPLRVVLAFDVRQFEDKRKVYNPALPNPILHLSSREFCQHAAGVYAANGVLPVILPPDSKRYVPTPELSFTIRFLRAHGGLNMTASHNPPDDNGSKFYDDRGSQLVPPEDQLMSEMVDAVAAVRHVPFADAVRAGKVQVLDDAPHRAFIDLCRHESLLPAPKADELRVVYTPLHGCGGFCAGEVLEAQGFRPIPVPEQVQPDGQFPNVTRTPNPEVPECMDRAERVGLERAADLVIATDPDADRIGALANRSPDGKGAFRFITGNEIAALLTHFKLAQLQRAGSLPAAPIVISTEVTTGQIGRIGRHFGAQVIDDLLVGFKYHADALWQIESTGQYGDVRGSVSDFVIATEESHGIMATAGVRDKDSACAALLLAEAALYQKRQGRTLVDYLDDLNRQFGYFRNELLNIVLTGLEGKVHMGRMLDALRKAPPKHIGGLPVASFEDLQDPDGRMGPFKGDTDKAARNFLIFRLAGDGIAAKVCLRPSGTEPKAKAYIEVSGPPLRAGTPQAAWDAACAVLDARVQQVATDFLTQALATIGQTPAPGADKLSR; from the coding sequence ATGGACTGGATCGCACAGGCGCGCGCCGGCTTCGCCGGCATCGACGCCGACGCGGCGCTCAAGGAGCGCGCGCTCGTCAACCTCAGTACCTGGCTCACGCACCCCGATTTCGCCGCGTACCGCCCGCAGATCGAGTGGCTCTGCGCGAGCGGCGCGTGGTCCGTGCTCCTGGACTCCTTCTATCAGGTGATGCCGTTCGGCACGGGCGGGCGCCGCGGGGCCGTCGGCATCGGCCCCAACCGCATGAACCCGTGGACCCTCGGCGCGAGCGTACAGGGCCACTGCGAGTACCTGCGCCAGCGGTTCCCCGGCGTGTCACCCCTGCGGGTCGTGCTCGCGTTCGACGTTCGGCAGTTCGAGGACAAGCGGAAGGTCTACAACCCCGCCCTGCCGAACCCGATCCTCCACCTCTCCAGCCGCGAGTTCTGCCAGCACGCGGCCGGCGTGTACGCCGCCAACGGCGTGCTACCGGTGATCCTGCCGCCGGACAGCAAGCGGTACGTGCCCACCCCGGAACTGTCGTTCACGATCCGCTTCCTGCGCGCGCACGGCGGGCTGAACATGACCGCCAGCCACAACCCGCCGGACGACAACGGCAGCAAGTTCTACGACGACCGCGGCAGCCAGTTGGTCCCGCCCGAGGACCAGCTGATGAGCGAGATGGTGGACGCCGTCGCCGCCGTCCGGCACGTCCCCTTCGCCGACGCGGTGCGGGCCGGGAAGGTGCAGGTCCTCGACGACGCCCCGCACCGCGCCTTCATCGACCTGTGCCGGCACGAGAGCCTGCTGCCCGCGCCCAAGGCGGACGAGCTGCGCGTCGTCTACACGCCGCTGCACGGCTGCGGCGGGTTCTGCGCGGGCGAAGTGCTTGAAGCGCAAGGCTTCCGACCGATCCCGGTGCCGGAACAGGTGCAGCCCGACGGCCAGTTCCCGAACGTGACCAGGACCCCCAACCCCGAAGTCCCCGAGTGCATGGACCGGGCGGAGCGCGTGGGCCTCGAGCGCGCCGCCGACCTCGTGATCGCCACCGACCCCGACGCCGACCGCATCGGCGCCCTGGCGAACCGCTCCCCAGACGGCAAGGGGGCGTTCCGGTTCATCACCGGGAACGAGATCGCGGCCCTCCTGACGCACTTCAAGCTGGCGCAGCTCCAGCGCGCGGGCTCGCTGCCCGCGGCCCCCATCGTCATCAGCACCGAGGTGACGACCGGCCAGATCGGCCGGATCGGCCGGCACTTCGGCGCCCAGGTGATCGACGACCTGCTCGTCGGCTTCAAGTACCACGCGGACGCGCTGTGGCAGATCGAATCGACCGGCCAGTACGGCGACGTGCGCGGCTCGGTGAGCGACTTCGTGATCGCGACCGAGGAGAGCCACGGGATCATGGCGACGGCCGGCGTCCGCGACAAGGACTCCGCCTGCGCCGCGCTCCTGCTGGCCGAAGCGGCGCTGTACCAGAAGCGGCAGGGGCGGACGCTGGTGGACTACCTGGACGACCTGAACCGGCAGTTCGGCTACTTCCGCAACGAGCTGCTGAACATCGTCCTGACCGGCCTCGAAGGCAAGGTCCACATGGGCCGGATGCTCGACGCCCTCCGCAAGGCCCCGCCGAAGCACATCGGCGGGCTCCCCGTAGCGAGTTTTGAGGATCTACAAGACCCCGACGGCCGGATGGGACCGTTCAAGGGCGACACCGACAAAGCGGCGCGGAACTTCCTGATCTTCCGCCTCGCGGGGGACGGGATCGCGGCGAAGGTGTGTCTGCGGCCGAGCGGGACGGAACCGAAGGCGAAAGCGTACATCGAAGTGTCGGGGCCGCCGTTGAGGGCGGGCACGCCCCAGGCCGCGTGGGACGCGGCGTGCGCGGTCCTCGACGCCCGCGTTCAGCAGGTCGCGACCGACTTCCTCACTCAGGCATTGGCCACGATCGGTCAGACGCCCGCGCCCGGCGCGGACAAGCTGAGCCGCTGA
- a CDS encoding sigma-70 family RNA polymerase sigma factor — protein sequence MAGNNARAVRQLRRLATAQDNDAALLDRFRAESDADAFAELVRRHGPMVLGVCRRVLGNGADADDAFQAVFLVLSRKGGSIRAGRPVANWLFGVARFAALRLRNKERRRREHETNAPRESPEGPVPDPELLAALDEELSRLPDRYRAPLIACFLQGRTQEDAARDLGCSLSTLRRRLDQGRELLRCRLAGRGAVPALAALAVGTSTADVPATMIETTVRMAGAFVNGNGGAVPATVLAEGVATTMSQTKLKLLVAAVLVAVGLAGTGIAWQLAPAQQPEPDRGVQPPAVKAPPKATEPPAKAAPPALTDTIKPGDRLTIRGDNLFEAAPLDQIYEVEMSGKINLGPRYGGRVKIDGMTLEEAEGVLNKQIQMYAKVGVVSLTRYIEPPDTLEARVRQLEKEVKELRETVEGLNRKKR from the coding sequence ATGGCCGGTAACAACGCGCGGGCCGTGAGACAACTTCGGCGGTTGGCGACGGCACAGGACAACGACGCGGCTCTACTGGACCGGTTCCGGGCGGAATCGGACGCGGACGCCTTTGCCGAACTGGTGCGCCGGCACGGACCGATGGTGCTGGGCGTCTGTCGGCGCGTGCTGGGAAACGGTGCCGATGCCGACGACGCGTTCCAGGCCGTGTTCCTGGTTCTCTCACGAAAAGGCGGTTCGATCCGGGCCGGTCGGCCCGTCGCGAACTGGCTGTTCGGCGTCGCGCGGTTCGCTGCCCTCCGACTCCGCAACAAGGAACGGCGCCGGCGCGAACACGAGACGAATGCGCCGCGCGAGTCACCGGAGGGACCGGTCCCCGATCCCGAACTGCTCGCGGCGCTGGACGAGGAGCTGTCCCGGCTTCCGGACCGGTACCGAGCGCCGCTCATCGCCTGCTTCCTGCAAGGTCGGACACAGGAAGACGCGGCCCGCGACCTGGGGTGCAGCCTGAGCACCCTGCGCCGCCGGCTCGATCAGGGCCGGGAACTTCTCCGCTGTCGGTTGGCCGGGCGTGGCGCGGTGCCCGCGCTGGCCGCACTCGCGGTCGGCACCAGCACTGCGGATGTGCCGGCAACGATGATCGAAACCACGGTTCGCATGGCCGGGGCGTTTGTCAACGGTAACGGAGGTGCGGTACCTGCAACCGTCCTCGCAGAAGGAGTAGCAACGACAATGAGTCAAACGAAACTGAAGCTGTTGGTCGCGGCGGTGCTGGTGGCCGTCGGACTGGCCGGGACCGGGATCGCCTGGCAACTGGCCCCGGCCCAACAGCCCGAACCGGACCGGGGCGTGCAACCGCCCGCGGTGAAAGCTCCGCCCAAGGCGACCGAACCGCCCGCGAAGGCCGCACCCCCGGCACTCACCGACACGATCAAACCGGGCGACCGCCTCACGATTCGGGGTGACAACCTTTTTGAGGCGGCGCCACTCGACCAGATCTACGAGGTCGAAATGAGTGGAAAGATCAACCTCGGCCCTCGTTACGGTGGGCGGGTGAAGATCGATGGAATGACACTGGAAGAGGCGGAAGGGGTTCTGAACAAGCAGATCCAGATGTACGCGAAAGTGGGAGTGGTGTCACTGACCCGGTACATCGAACCGCCGGACACGCTGGAAGCGCGCGTGCGGCAGCTCGAAAAAGAGGTTAAGGAACTCCGAGAGACTGTTGAGGGGCTCAACCGGAAGAAGCGGTGA
- a CDS encoding alginate export family protein, protein MTPPPGEGTPSSPSGSARQREFSGPTQKPDSEKSFWEKVPPVQPFPRAGNFFNAPSGQGFYTLFDFVRDRELSNRPKNPYLQWGQNANPSFNLDFRFLDDPDNTQFDLFDPLKRVHVGDNWLFSTGGEVRDRYATIQNPTLYNKKPQAGADDTFNLFRTRVYGDLWYRDQFRFFVEFITADSSHQAIPAASTDVEQNDFLNLFVELKLLTLDDHGVYARIGRQELLFGSQRLVSPSDWSNTRRTFQGVRASWHNDTIEEDAFVVNPVVPDPGRISSIDDKQVFAGNWFKYRFNKDSSIDLYYLYLDNTNPGVAKGRYGATGAYDVNTVGSRLVGEQNQFLWDFEGAVQFGGWANQSIFAGFGVAGLGYYFKDVPTTPTLWAYYDYASGDPNPNKTNVHRTFGTLFPFGHSYFAGLDAIGRQNINDLHLEYAMFPAKWVRATLGYHVLSLDSAKDALYNTSGGVVRQDPTGRAGKDVGEAISTTVQFHLDNHQIFFVGYSHLFGGRFIKQTAVTPGAAKDLDALWVQYTFKW, encoded by the coding sequence GTGACGCCTCCTCCGGGCGAGGGTACGCCCAGTTCCCCGTCCGGAAGTGCGCGCCAGCGCGAGTTTTCCGGGCCGACGCAGAAGCCGGACAGTGAGAAGTCGTTCTGGGAAAAGGTGCCGCCCGTCCAGCCGTTCCCGCGGGCCGGGAACTTCTTCAACGCCCCGTCCGGGCAGGGGTTTTACACCCTGTTCGATTTCGTTCGCGATCGCGAGTTGTCCAACCGGCCGAAAAACCCGTACCTCCAGTGGGGCCAAAACGCGAATCCGTCGTTCAACCTGGACTTCCGCTTTCTGGACGATCCCGACAACACCCAGTTCGACCTCTTCGACCCGCTCAAACGGGTCCACGTCGGGGACAACTGGCTGTTCTCGACCGGGGGCGAGGTCCGGGACCGCTACGCCACTATCCAGAACCCGACCCTCTATAACAAGAAGCCGCAGGCCGGGGCGGACGACACGTTCAACCTGTTCCGGACCCGCGTCTACGGCGATCTGTGGTACCGCGACCAGTTCCGCTTCTTCGTCGAGTTCATCACCGCCGATTCGTCGCACCAGGCGATCCCGGCCGCGTCGACGGACGTCGAGCAAAATGATTTCCTGAACCTGTTCGTCGAACTCAAGCTCCTCACCCTCGACGACCACGGCGTTTATGCCCGGATCGGTCGGCAGGAGTTGCTGTTCGGGTCCCAGCGGCTCGTCTCGCCGTCCGACTGGTCGAACACGCGGCGCACCTTTCAGGGCGTCCGCGCCTCGTGGCACAACGACACGATTGAGGAGGACGCGTTCGTCGTCAACCCGGTCGTCCCGGACCCGGGCCGGATTTCGAGCATCGACGACAAGCAGGTCTTCGCCGGCAACTGGTTCAAGTACCGGTTCAACAAGGACTCCAGTATCGACCTGTATTACTTGTACCTGGACAACACCAACCCCGGCGTGGCCAAGGGGCGCTACGGGGCGACGGGCGCGTACGACGTGAACACGGTGGGGAGCCGGCTCGTCGGGGAGCAGAACCAGTTCCTGTGGGACTTCGAGGGCGCGGTTCAGTTCGGCGGGTGGGCCAACCAGTCGATCTTCGCCGGGTTCGGCGTGGCCGGCCTCGGGTACTACTTCAAGGACGTGCCGACCACCCCGACGCTCTGGGCCTACTACGACTACGCCTCGGGCGACCCGAACCCGAACAAGACGAACGTCCACCGGACGTTCGGCACGCTGTTCCCGTTCGGCCACTCGTACTTCGCCGGCCTGGACGCGATCGGCCGGCAGAACATCAACGACCTGCACCTCGAATACGCGATGTTCCCGGCGAAGTGGGTTCGGGCGACGCTGGGCTACCACGTTCTGTCGCTGGATAGCGCCAAAGACGCCTTGTACAACACGTCGGGCGGGGTCGTTCGCCAGGACCCGACGGGCCGGGCGGGCAAAGACGTCGGCGAGGCGATCAGCACCACCGTGCAGTTCCACCTGGACAACCACCAGATCTTCTTCGTCGGTTACAGCCACCTCTTCGGGGGCCGGTTCATCAAACAGACCGCCGTCACGCCGGGGGCCGCGAAAGACCTCGACGCGCTCTGGGTGCAGTACACGTTCAAGTGGTGA
- a CDS encoding outer membrane protein assembly factor BamB family protein, giving the protein MSRIEQLVFVGLNGYAVALDRDSGEIVWSNNELKSGYVTLLLDGDRLIVSTNGYIFCLDPLTGRTLWHNRMSGYGSGTPTSLVSVRGQSSQTVIQQAEEEIQAARRRSSPHQGGSAGS; this is encoded by the coding sequence ATGTCGCGGATCGAGCAGTTGGTCTTCGTCGGTCTCAACGGGTACGCGGTCGCCCTGGACCGCGACTCGGGCGAGATCGTCTGGTCGAATAACGAGCTGAAATCCGGCTACGTGACCCTCCTGCTGGACGGCGACCGGCTCATCGTGTCCACCAACGGGTACATCTTCTGTCTCGATCCGCTGACCGGGCGCACGCTGTGGCACAACCGGATGAGCGGGTACGGCAGTGGCACTCCGACGTCGCTCGTTTCGGTCCGGGGCCAGAGTTCGCAGACCGTGATTCAACAGGCCGAAGAGGAGATCCAGGCCGCACGCCGGCGCTCCAGTCCGCACCAGGGCGGGTCCGCCGGGTCGTGA
- a CDS encoding sigma-70 family RNA polymerase sigma factor has protein sequence MPTSSTRLVIERLREALHPDAGADEPDERLLSRFASGRDAQAFALLVRRHGPMVMGVCRRTARNPEDAEDAFQATFLVLVRKADAISAPALLANWLHGVAYNTARKARAVTILRGLREKSVAEIPDPAGADREPRTELSAILDEELNRLPEMHRAPLVLCYLEGKTQREAARNLGCPEKTLASRLARAREVLAKRLARRGFAVTGVSLGGVLAQTGAAAGVPNAHVRSAAARLFAAAPGTVPGRVAALTEGVLKAMSLSKLRYGVIAAVLAILVAVGAGAAAGRLGAGAPPTGTTAEPPTGPRGRPAADDKKKPAEIKGLDGEWLLVGSEDNGKKKSFPDGTGVTVFIGEDEFITLTEQMTLFSDLRSQFSTTYKFKSAKAVGNKPAWIDLLPQEAGADPWKRGIYKLDGDVLTICWGKTDRPREFAAPAESGNRVHMFKRVKSDD, from the coding sequence ATGCCGACGAGTTCGACGCGTCTCGTGATCGAGCGACTGCGCGAGGCATTGCACCCGGACGCCGGGGCAGACGAGCCCGACGAACGGCTCTTGAGCCGCTTCGCCTCGGGGCGGGACGCACAGGCGTTTGCGCTGCTGGTCCGGCGCCACGGGCCGATGGTGATGGGCGTCTGCCGCCGCACGGCCCGCAACCCGGAGGACGCAGAGGACGCCTTTCAAGCGACGTTCCTCGTCCTGGTCCGCAAAGCCGACGCGATCTCCGCGCCGGCACTGCTGGCGAACTGGCTCCACGGCGTCGCGTACAACACGGCCCGCAAAGCTCGTGCGGTCACCATCCTACGGGGTCTCCGGGAGAAGTCGGTAGCGGAGATCCCCGACCCTGCGGGGGCCGATCGCGAGCCCCGGACCGAGCTGAGCGCCATCCTCGACGAGGAACTGAACCGTCTGCCAGAAATGCACCGGGCGCCTCTCGTTCTCTGTTACCTGGAAGGCAAAACCCAGCGCGAAGCGGCCCGCAATCTCGGCTGCCCCGAAAAGACGCTCGCGAGCCGGTTGGCGCGGGCACGGGAGGTCCTCGCGAAGCGGCTGGCCCGACGCGGGTTCGCCGTCACCGGCGTGTCGCTCGGGGGCGTCCTGGCGCAGACCGGAGCGGCGGCCGGCGTACCGAACGCCCATGTGCGGTCCGCCGCCGCACGACTATTCGCGGCCGCTCCTGGGACGGTCCCGGGGCGCGTCGCCGCTCTTACCGAAGGAGTGCTGAAAGCCATGTCCCTCTCGAAGCTCAGGTACGGTGTGATCGCGGCCGTTCTGGCGATCCTGGTCGCCGTTGGGGCCGGCGCTGCGGCCGGGCGGCTCGGTGCGGGCGCGCCGCCGACCGGGACGACCGCGGAGCCGCCGACTGGCCCGCGCGGGCGACCGGCGGCGGACGACAAGAAGAAGCCCGCGGAGATCAAGGGCCTCGACGGTGAGTGGTTGCTCGTCGGGTCGGAAGATAACGGCAAGAAGAAGTCGTTCCCGGACGGAACGGGTGTGACCGTGTTCATCGGCGAGGACGAATTCATTACGCTAACCGAACAGATGACACTGTTCAGCGACCTGCGCTCCCAGTTCAGCACGACCTACAAGTTCAAGTCGGCGAAGGCGGTCGGCAACAAGCCCGCGTGGATCGACCTGCTCCCCCAAGAGGCCGGCGCCGACCCGTGGAAACGGGGCATCTATAAACTGGACGGGGACGTGCTCACGATCTGCTGGGGCAAGACGGATCGGCCGAGGGAGTTTGCAGCGCCGGCCGAGTCTGGCAACAGGGTGCACATGTTCAAGCGGGTCAAGAGCGACGACTGA
- a CDS encoding RNA polymerase sigma factor: protein MAQSALAVFLKAIGPTDSRSTDDQLLAEFFAHRDDRAFAALVRRHERTVWGVCRRVLSNAADAEDAFQATFLVLVCRGRTLAERGCVGGWLYRVAHRVSLQMRSQANKRKRREERAARVESAAPAAQDPSDLLAVIGEELDRLPESHRAAVVVCDLDGLSRAAAAARLGCNEGTLSARLHRGRKQLADRLRQRGITAPLAGLVALAGVTQSAPAGVAKGTVAVAAVVAARGISDRAVSASVAALVSNTLTGMTMRFATKVLTVAVLTTGLVGWGLFGGTSGEPRASAAPVPPAKADGPVELPGPAYELLRHRKVLKELKCTPEQRVQIEDAYDDLNEKRPPFPITHFIQGNPANPQPIEQQIEAEVRKIAANAEAESRSIADKHLRKEQLVRLGQIELQVRGLRAFTDPKVAAALKLTDEQKKAAADAFEASKLGDPSAPVPGVGAGAFGRAIVIGAPPLDPKRSKKEQAKFVTGLTKEQQATWQALTGTQIGFELMPPAGHYLSTTAITVPAVPAGVQVMPALPAAPAAPVMPALPLVPPAPVSPEKN, encoded by the coding sequence ATGGCACAATCCGCTCTCGCGGTGTTCCTGAAGGCCATCGGCCCGACGGACAGCCGGAGCACCGACGACCAACTGCTCGCCGAATTCTTCGCACACCGGGACGATCGCGCCTTCGCGGCCCTCGTCCGCCGGCACGAGCGCACCGTTTGGGGCGTGTGTCGGCGGGTGCTGTCGAACGCGGCCGACGCGGAGGACGCCTTCCAGGCCACGTTCCTCGTCCTGGTTTGCCGCGGGCGCACGCTCGCGGAGCGCGGGTGCGTCGGCGGCTGGCTGTACCGGGTCGCCCATCGGGTGTCTCTCCAGATGCGATCGCAGGCGAACAAGCGGAAGCGGCGGGAAGAGCGTGCGGCACGGGTCGAAAGCGCCGCCCCGGCGGCGCAAGACCCGTCCGACCTGCTGGCCGTCATAGGTGAGGAACTCGACCGGTTGCCGGAGAGTCACCGCGCGGCCGTTGTCGTGTGCGATCTGGACGGGCTCAGTCGGGCCGCGGCGGCGGCACGGCTCGGGTGCAACGAGGGGACGCTCTCGGCGCGTTTGCACCGGGGGCGGAAGCAACTGGCGGATCGGCTCCGCCAGCGCGGGATCACCGCTCCGCTCGCGGGGCTGGTCGCCCTTGCGGGCGTCACTCAGAGCGCCCCGGCCGGGGTGGCGAAGGGGACTGTGGCCGTTGCCGCGGTGGTCGCGGCGCGGGGAATTTCGGATCGGGCCGTCTCCGCTTCGGTGGCGGCTCTGGTTTCCAACACACTCACGGGAATGACGATGCGCTTCGCGACGAAGGTGCTAACGGTCGCGGTCCTCACGACCGGGCTGGTCGGCTGGGGCCTGTTCGGCGGAACGAGCGGCGAACCGCGTGCGAGTGCCGCCCCGGTGCCGCCGGCCAAGGCCGACGGCCCGGTCGAGCTCCCCGGCCCCGCTTACGAACTGCTCCGGCACCGCAAGGTGCTGAAGGAGCTGAAGTGTACCCCGGAGCAGCGGGTGCAGATCGAGGACGCCTACGACGACCTGAACGAAAAGCGCCCCCCGTTCCCCATCACCCACTTCATTCAGGGCAACCCGGCGAACCCGCAGCCGATCGAGCAACAGATCGAAGCCGAGGTGCGCAAGATCGCGGCTAACGCCGAGGCCGAGTCCCGGTCGATCGCTGATAAACACCTCCGGAAGGAGCAACTGGTGCGGCTCGGTCAGATCGAGCTTCAGGTGCGCGGGCTGCGGGCGTTCACCGATCCCAAGGTCGCCGCGGCGCTCAAGCTGACGGACGAGCAGAAGAAGGCCGCAGCGGACGCCTTCGAAGCCTCGAAGTTGGGGGACCCCTCGGCGCCGGTTCCGGGTGTTGGGGCGGGCGCGTTCGGCCGCGCCATCGTTATCGGTGCGCCCCCCCTCGATCCCAAGCGGTCCAAGAAGGAGCAGGCGAAATTCGTGACGGGACTGACCAAAGAGCAGCAGGCGACGTGGCAGGCGCTGACCGGTACACAGATCGGCTTCGAACTGATGCCCCCGGCCGGGCACTACTTATCGACCACCGCCATCACGGTCCCTGCGGTGCCCGCGGGTGTACAGGTGATGCCCGCCCTCCCCGCGGCGCCAGCCGCCCCCGTCATGCCCGCGCTACCCCTTGTCCCCCCGGCTCCAGTTTCTCCCGAGAAGAACTGA
- a CDS encoding prenyltransferase/squalene oxidase repeat-containing protein, whose protein sequence is MVTEAEPYLTRLTNRLLDGIERLPADLRARNTAYLLEAQNPDGGFSGREGGSDLYYTGFALRSLAVLQALNPDVCGRAANFLRTRMTGSAGVVDFFSLVVSCYLVPLGGGPDVLADAPPDWRDRVAGTLETFRAPDGGYAKTPGAPHGSTYTSFLVTLCLQLLGRPNPEPERLVRFVKSRRRPDGGYVEISAMKRSGTNPTAAGVGLLQILGELDDEARAGTADFLAALPSPFEGGLRANDRIPAADLLSTFTGGWSLDQLGCANRLDWERVRGYAEECERPASPRDLSPAKPGFTAAASVPRDLSPAKPGFTAAPGGGFRGGLWDDRTDVEYTFYGLGTLALAAMQPEVNRSE, encoded by the coding sequence ATCGTGACCGAGGCCGAACCGTATTTGACCCGTCTGACCAACCGCTTGCTCGACGGCATCGAGCGGCTGCCGGCGGATCTGCGCGCGCGCAACACGGCTTACCTGCTCGAAGCCCAGAACCCCGACGGCGGGTTCTCGGGGCGCGAGGGCGGCTCCGACCTGTACTACACCGGCTTCGCGCTCCGCTCGCTGGCCGTGTTGCAGGCACTCAACCCCGACGTGTGCGGCCGGGCCGCGAACTTTCTCCGGACCCGGATGACCGGCTCCGCCGGGGTGGTCGATTTCTTCTCGCTCGTGGTGAGTTGCTACCTCGTCCCACTCGGCGGCGGGCCGGACGTCCTGGCCGACGCCCCCCCGGACTGGCGCGACCGGGTCGCCGGCACACTTGAAACGTTCCGCGCCCCGGACGGGGGCTACGCCAAGACGCCCGGCGCCCCGCACGGCAGCACGTACACGAGTTTCCTCGTCACGCTCTGCCTGCAACTGCTCGGTCGGCCGAACCCCGAGCCGGAGCGGCTCGTCCGGTTCGTGAAGTCGCGCCGCCGGCCCGACGGCGGGTACGTCGAGATCTCCGCCATGAAGCGGAGCGGCACCAACCCCACCGCCGCGGGCGTCGGGCTGCTGCAAATCCTGGGCGAACTGGACGACGAAGCCCGCGCGGGCACCGCGGACTTCCTGGCCGCCCTGCCCTCACCGTTTGAAGGCGGTCTCCGCGCGAACGACCGCATCCCCGCCGCGGACCTGCTCTCCACGTTCACCGGCGGTTGGTCGCTCGACCAACTGGGTTGCGCCAACAGGCTCGATTGGGAGCGCGTGCGGGGCTACGCGGAGGAGTGCGAAAGGCCCGCTTCCCCTCGCGACCTGTCGCCCGCAAAGCCGGGCTTCACGGCCGCTGCCTCCGTGCCTCGCGACCTGTCGCCCGCAAAGCCGGGCTTCACGGCCGCTCCAGGCGGCGGTTTCCGGGGCGGTTTGTGGGACGATCGCACGGACGTGGAATATACGTTCTACGGCCTCGGTACGCTCGCGCTCGCGGCCATGCAACCCGAGGTTAATCGGTCGGAATAG
- a CDS encoding acyl-CoA thioesterase → MTTPYTITRRVEFGDTDMAGIMHFSNFFRFMEVAETDFLRNRGLNVSWFEGGVKWGFPRVSAACDYQKPATFQDLITVAVTLEKVGTKSVSYRFDFSNQRGEPLAVGRMTSVFCRSTGPDHIEALDIPADIRAKLEPQS, encoded by the coding sequence ATGACGACCCCCTATACCATCACCCGCCGCGTCGAGTTCGGTGACACCGACATGGCCGGTATCATGCACTTCTCCAACTTCTTCCGCTTCATGGAGGTCGCGGAAACGGACTTCCTCCGCAACCGCGGGCTCAACGTGAGCTGGTTCGAGGGCGGCGTGAAGTGGGGGTTCCCGCGGGTGTCGGCCGCGTGCGACTACCAGAAGCCGGCGACGTTTCAGGACCTCATTACGGTCGCGGTGACGCTGGAGAAGGTCGGCACGAAGTCGGTGAGCTACCGGTTCGATTTCAGCAACCAGCGCGGCGAACCGCTGGCGGTCGGGCGGATGACGTCCGTGTTCTGCCGCTCCACCGGCCCCGACCACATTGAGGCGCTCGACATCCCGGCCGACATTCGCGCGAAACTGGAACCCCAATCGTGA